In Stenotrophomonas sp. 610A2, one DNA window encodes the following:
- a CDS encoding efflux RND transporter periplasmic adaptor subunit — MTACSSPEPAVEAAPKVSVLTVAAQRVQRDDELQGRVSALRTAQIRAQVGGIVRKRLFEQGAEVAAGQALFQIDPAAFRADVDSALAALQRSEAALSRSRVQAQRLQALADAQAVSKQHRDDATFEYEQARAAVAEAKAILARRQLDLRYATVSAPIAGRIDQAMVTEGALVNATDAEPMALVQQIDQVYVDVRQPASQLPAMRQDVVEGNAVSVAIIGANGQVHQEAGQLLFSGINVDARTGDVVLRVLVDNPRRELLPGMFVRARVPRGGASQLPLLPQQAVLRSAGGQAYAWVIGADHKAVIRTIEVDGSVDRQWIVRSGLKVGEQVVVEGQERLQEGRKVETMPWQPVPVKGKATVASSSN; from the coding sequence ATGACGGCCTGTTCTTCGCCCGAACCCGCCGTGGAAGCGGCGCCCAAGGTCAGTGTGCTGACCGTCGCTGCACAGCGCGTGCAGCGCGATGACGAGTTGCAGGGGCGGGTGTCTGCACTGCGCACCGCGCAGATCCGCGCGCAGGTGGGCGGCATCGTGCGCAAGCGCCTGTTCGAGCAGGGTGCCGAAGTTGCTGCTGGGCAGGCGTTGTTCCAGATCGATCCGGCGGCATTCCGTGCAGATGTCGATTCCGCGCTGGCGGCATTGCAGCGCAGCGAGGCGGCGCTGTCGCGCAGCCGCGTGCAGGCACAGCGCCTGCAGGCGCTGGCCGATGCGCAGGCGGTCAGCAAACAGCATCGCGATGATGCGACCTTCGAGTACGAGCAGGCTCGTGCAGCGGTGGCTGAAGCGAAGGCGATCCTGGCAAGGCGCCAGCTGGACCTGCGCTATGCCACGGTCAGCGCACCCATTGCCGGCCGCATCGACCAGGCAATGGTGACCGAAGGCGCATTGGTGAATGCCACCGACGCCGAGCCCATGGCGCTGGTGCAGCAGATCGACCAGGTCTACGTCGATGTACGCCAGCCAGCCTCGCAGTTGCCGGCGATGCGCCAGGACGTGGTCGAAGGCAATGCAGTGTCCGTGGCCATCATTGGCGCCAACGGCCAGGTCCATCAGGAAGCCGGCCAACTGCTGTTCTCGGGCATCAATGTCGATGCGCGTACCGGTGATGTGGTGTTGCGCGTGCTGGTGGACAATCCGCGGCGCGAACTCCTGCCAGGCATGTTCGTACGTGCACGGGTGCCGCGTGGCGGCGCCAGCCAGTTGCCACTGCTACCGCAACAGGCGGTGCTGCGAAGTGCCGGTGGCCAGGCCTATGCCTGGGTGATTGGCGCTGACCACAAGGCCGTGATCCGCACCATCGAAGTGGATGGCAGCGTCGACCGGCAATGGATCGTACGCAGTGGCCTGAAGGTCGGCGAGCAGGTGGTGGTGGAAGGACAGGAGCGCCTGCAGGAAGGGCGCAAGGTCGAAACCATGCCCTGGCAGCCGGTACCGGTGAAGGGCAAGGCCACTGTCGCATCCAGCAGCAACTGA
- a CDS encoding multidrug efflux RND transporter permease subunit yields the protein MARFFIDRPVFAWVLAIFIVLAGVLAIPQLAVERYPAVAPTSVSIYASYPGASPQTLDDSVVGLIERELSSVKHLLYFESSVDTSGEASITATFAPGTNPEMAQVDVQNRIKAIEPRLPASVRQSGLFVEAADSGFLMLVGLKSPDGSVDEAQLGDFMARNIIEELRRIDGVGRVQLFGAEQAMRVWLDPAALAGYELTVGDVVAAIEQQNQNIAPGRIGDSPSVAGQRIAVPLVADGQLTTAEQFAAIVLRAHADGSRVLLGDVARVELGAQSYAWGTREDGQVATAAGIQLRPGANAVSTSSAVRARMAELQSLLPAGVETSIPFDTAPFVKISIQKVLQTLLEAMALVFAVMFLFLQDWRYTLVPALVAPIALLGTFAVMLALGFSINVLTMFGMVLAIGIIVDDAIVVVEGVERIMAEEGLAPREATIKAMRELTSAVVGITLVLTAVFIPMAFASGSVGAIYRQFTVSMAVAILISAVLALSLTPALCATLLRPVAHERPRGRFFNAFNRGFARLSGRYHRGVATVLRRCGQVMGVFAGLVLVLLLGLQWLPGAFLPEEDQGYFMTSIQLPAEATAERTLAVVQAYEAHIASRPGIAANQVITGYSFAGSGPSAAMAYTMLKDWDERDGATAADEVAATLKAMAATREGEVISVMPPAIDSLGNSSGFSLALQARSGQTQLQLRAAQKQLLALAQASPLLGEVHADGLPSGNSVRLQIDRAKAEAMGVGFSDISNTLSVAMGSQYVNDFPNAGRLQQVILQADAPFRMEVEDVLRLHVRNVQGGMVALAELVTPQWEESPLQLQRYLGFPALNVSGAPAEGVSTGQAMAEMERLADQLPPGFALQWTSQSLQEKTSGAQAPWLLLLSMLVVFLVLAALYESWPIPMAVMLVVPLGLLGAVAAVLLRGMPNDVFFKVGMITVIGLSAKNAILIVEFARQLQQQGMTAAQAALRAARMRLRPILMTSMAFALGVLPLMLAQGASRETQQAIGTGVFGGMVTATVLAVFFVPVFYVVVDSVWRWLQQRLAGRHGNAAVADHERI from the coding sequence ATGGCCCGTTTCTTCATCGATCGCCCGGTGTTTGCCTGGGTGCTGGCGATCTTCATCGTGCTGGCTGGTGTGCTGGCGATTCCGCAACTGGCGGTGGAACGCTACCCCGCAGTGGCGCCGACCAGCGTCAGCATCTATGCCAGTTACCCCGGCGCCAGCCCGCAGACCCTGGATGACTCGGTGGTCGGCTTGATCGAGCGCGAGCTGTCCAGCGTCAAGCACCTGCTGTACTTCGAATCATCGGTGGATACCTCGGGCGAGGCTTCGATCACTGCCACCTTTGCGCCGGGCACCAACCCGGAGATGGCGCAGGTGGATGTGCAGAACCGGATCAAGGCCATCGAGCCGCGGCTGCCGGCCAGCGTGCGCCAGAGCGGTTTGTTCGTGGAAGCCGCTGATTCCGGCTTCCTGATGCTGGTCGGGCTGAAGTCGCCCGATGGCAGTGTGGACGAAGCACAGCTGGGTGATTTCATGGCCCGCAACATCATCGAGGAGCTGCGCCGTATCGACGGTGTTGGTCGGGTGCAACTGTTCGGTGCCGAACAGGCCATGCGGGTCTGGCTGGACCCAGCTGCCCTGGCCGGCTATGAGCTGACCGTAGGCGACGTGGTCGCCGCCATCGAACAGCAGAACCAGAACATCGCGCCGGGTCGCATCGGTGACTCGCCGAGCGTGGCCGGGCAGCGCATTGCCGTGCCCTTGGTCGCCGATGGCCAGCTGACCACCGCTGAACAGTTCGCGGCCATCGTGCTGCGTGCGCATGCCGACGGTTCGCGGGTATTGCTGGGTGACGTGGCCCGGGTGGAGCTGGGGGCGCAGAGCTACGCCTGGGGCACCCGCGAGGACGGCCAGGTCGCCACTGCTGCCGGCATCCAGCTGCGTCCGGGGGCGAACGCGGTCAGCACGTCATCGGCCGTGCGTGCGCGCATGGCGGAGCTGCAGTCGCTGCTGCCGGCAGGTGTGGAAACCAGCATTCCGTTCGATACCGCGCCGTTCGTGAAGATCTCGATCCAGAAGGTGTTGCAGACCCTGCTGGAGGCGATGGCCTTGGTATTCGCGGTGATGTTCCTGTTCCTGCAGGACTGGCGTTACACGCTGGTGCCGGCGCTGGTGGCGCCGATTGCACTGCTGGGCACGTTCGCGGTGATGCTGGCGCTGGGCTTCTCGATCAATGTATTGACGATGTTCGGCATGGTGCTGGCGATCGGCATCATCGTCGACGATGCCATCGTGGTGGTCGAAGGCGTTGAGCGCATCATGGCCGAGGAAGGTTTGGCGCCGCGTGAGGCCACCATCAAGGCCATGCGCGAACTGACCAGCGCCGTGGTTGGCATCACCCTCGTATTGACGGCTGTGTTCATTCCAATGGCATTTGCCAGTGGCTCGGTTGGCGCGATCTACCGGCAGTTCACCGTGTCGATGGCAGTGGCGATCCTGATCTCGGCGGTGCTTGCGCTGAGCCTGACGCCCGCACTGTGCGCAACCCTGCTACGGCCGGTCGCGCACGAGCGACCCCGTGGGCGCTTCTTCAATGCTTTCAATCGGGGTTTCGCGCGCCTGAGTGGCCGCTACCACCGGGGCGTGGCAACCGTGTTGCGCCGCTGTGGCCAGGTCATGGGCGTATTCGCTGGTTTGGTGCTGGTGCTCTTGCTGGGGCTGCAGTGGTTGCCGGGGGCCTTCCTGCCGGAAGAGGACCAGGGCTATTTCATGACTTCGATCCAGTTGCCGGCCGAGGCAACTGCCGAGCGAACCCTTGCCGTGGTCCAGGCCTACGAAGCGCATATCGCCTCACGGCCGGGCATTGCCGCCAACCAGGTCATCACCGGCTATAGCTTCGCTGGTTCCGGGCCCAGTGCCGCCATGGCTTACACCATGCTCAAGGACTGGGACGAGCGCGACGGAGCGACCGCCGCCGATGAGGTGGCAGCTACCCTGAAGGCGATGGCAGCTACCCGCGAGGGCGAGGTGATCAGCGTGATGCCGCCGGCCATCGACAGCCTGGGCAATTCCTCGGGCTTCAGTTTGGCGTTGCAGGCGCGCAGTGGACAGACGCAACTGCAGCTGCGCGCCGCGCAGAAGCAGTTGCTGGCGCTGGCGCAGGCCAGCCCCTTATTGGGCGAGGTACACGCTGATGGCCTGCCGTCGGGCAACAGCGTGCGGCTGCAGATAGACCGGGCCAAGGCCGAGGCGATGGGTGTTGGCTTCAGCGATATCAGCAACACCTTGTCGGTGGCGATGGGCTCGCAGTACGTGAACGACTTTCCAAACGCAGGGCGCCTGCAGCAGGTGATCCTGCAGGCGGATGCACCGTTCAGGATGGAGGTCGAGGATGTGCTCCGGCTGCACGTGCGCAATGTGCAGGGAGGTATGGTCGCGCTGGCCGAGCTGGTGACACCGCAGTGGGAAGAGTCACCGCTGCAGCTTCAACGCTATCTCGGCTTCCCTGCGCTGAATGTCTCCGGCGCGCCGGCTGAAGGTGTTTCAACGGGTCAGGCCATGGCCGAGATGGAACGCCTTGCCGATCAGCTGCCGCCCGGGTTTGCGCTGCAATGGACCAGTCAGTCGCTGCAGGAGAAGACCTCGGGCGCACAGGCCCCTTGGTTGCTGCTGTTGTCGATGCTGGTGGTGTTCCTGGTGTTGGCTGCCCTGTATGAAAGCTGGCCGATTCCGATGGCGGTGATGCTGGTTGTCCCGCTTGGCTTGCTTGGCGCAGTGGCGGCTGTATTGCTGCGTGGCATGCCCAATGACGTCTTCTTCAAGGTCGGCATGATCACGGTGATTGGGCTGTCGGCGAAGAACGCGATCCTGATCGTCGAGTTCGCGCGGCAGCTGCAGCAGCAGGGGATGACGGCTGCGCAGGCAGCATTGCGTGCGGCGCGGATGCGTCTGCGGCCCATCCTGATGACGTCCATGGCCTTCGCCCTGGGTGTGCTGCCGCTGATGCTGGCGCAGGGAGCGTCGCGGGAAACCCAGCAGGCCATCGGTACCGGCGTATTCGGTGGAATGGTGACGGCGACCGTGTTGGCGGTGTTCTTCGTGCCGGTGTTCTATGTGGTGGTGGATTCGGTTTGGCGCTGGCTGCAACAACGGCTGGCTGGCAGGCATGGAAATGCCGCTGTTGCGGATCATGAACGAATCTGA
- a CDS encoding DUF2388 domain-containing protein — MIRSILLCALIALPMSAFASSFAGTSAGSASGASSNSSGSSSGDDKVLLDAREDAAGFVASNGEIRGAWLEAALIQLRERDAAARDASDMALARKILAL; from the coding sequence ATGATCCGCTCGATCCTGCTCTGCGCTTTGATTGCCCTGCCGATGTCGGCATTCGCCTCCAGCTTTGCAGGTACGTCGGCAGGTTCCGCCTCGGGCGCGTCGTCCAATTCATCGGGCAGCTCCTCCGGCGATGACAAAGTGCTGCTGGATGCGCGCGAAGACGCAGCGGGTTTTGTTGCCAGCAATGGTGAAATCCGCGGTGCGTGGCTGGAGGCGGCCTTGATCCAGCTGCGTGAGCGCGACGCTGCAGCGCGCGACGCCAGCGACATGGCGTTGGCCCGGAAGATTCTGGCCCTGTGA
- a CDS encoding DUF7844 domain-containing protein has protein sequence MTNRRRLPPARWLAVLLLCVAAPLQAALRIELQPAAPALDTAQVLASQQLIDDVLARIPASIDAETSLTLQLRWRDDLPEHVQGRARGHQLGLDQRLLPALLQGSPESSAASTGAWRQARAALIHELAHALDRSAQGGWSAQPRFLDLAGWQQRPLWPGRGRNHFSLRSPDRYELDSPAEFFAVNLEHYLLDPDYACRRPLLHAWFAENLGPPRLLSPVQCPQTLPFMQAGEQEGLAELLDLDPARVYEIDYLLAEGNEKLMSRWGHSMLRLVVCAPGRAPGPGCRMDLQYHLVLSFRAFVGDVQISSWRGLTGAYPSRLFVLPLSRVIEEYTKVELRGVSSTPLRLQREEIGAVLQQAARLHWDYDGRYYFISNNCAVETGKLLGDGAPRLGSANLLSITPTGLLQGLRAESLADPPRDRAQALRGGYYFESAAAHYALVFEVARKALPLPARDVEGWLALPPAQRKRWMQEADEQVLAAMLLLEQAAWRRGELAAADVLKRSLLARGRPLPEKADFQALMERSALLLAPGSLLEAGNGYGIPNEDERERLRSATMAGAGMARQQWQALREAALAALPGAQRERMAQIEANLSYLRQRLRLGYGTQAGEAAALEDQRPGQFSGERG, from the coding sequence GTGACGAATCGCCGCCGGCTGCCGCCCGCGCGGTGGTTGGCGGTGCTGCTGCTATGCGTCGCGGCGCCGTTGCAGGCAGCGCTGCGCATCGAGCTGCAGCCAGCCGCGCCGGCATTGGATACGGCGCAGGTGCTGGCCAGCCAGCAACTGATTGATGACGTGCTTGCGCGCATCCCCGCAAGCATCGACGCTGAAACCTCGTTGACACTGCAGCTGCGCTGGCGTGACGACCTGCCCGAGCATGTGCAGGGCAGGGCACGCGGACACCAGCTTGGGCTGGACCAACGCCTGTTGCCGGCCTTGTTGCAGGGCAGTCCTGAGTCCTCTGCAGCCTCCACGGGCGCTTGGCGGCAGGCGCGTGCGGCCTTGATCCATGAGCTGGCGCACGCCCTGGATCGTTCCGCCCAAGGTGGCTGGTCGGCGCAGCCGCGGTTTCTGGATCTGGCTGGCTGGCAGCAGCGGCCGTTATGGCCGGGACGGGGCCGCAACCATTTCAGTCTGCGCAGCCCGGATCGCTACGAGCTGGACAGCCCGGCTGAGTTCTTCGCGGTAAACCTCGAGCATTACCTGCTGGACCCGGACTACGCTTGCCGGCGCCCGTTGCTGCATGCCTGGTTTGCCGAGAACCTGGGCCCCCCGCGGCTGTTGAGTCCGGTGCAGTGTCCGCAGACCTTGCCGTTCATGCAGGCCGGTGAGCAGGAAGGCTTGGCCGAGCTGCTTGATCTGGACCCGGCGCGGGTCTATGAAATCGACTATCTGCTGGCCGAAGGCAACGAGAAGCTGATGAGCCGCTGGGGCCACAGCATGCTGCGGCTGGTGGTCTGTGCGCCCGGAAGAGCGCCAGGTCCCGGCTGCCGGATGGACCTGCAATACCATCTGGTGCTGTCGTTCCGCGCCTTCGTCGGCGATGTACAGATATCCAGCTGGCGCGGCCTGACCGGAGCCTATCCATCACGGCTGTTCGTGTTGCCACTGAGCCGGGTGATCGAGGAGTACACCAAGGTCGAGCTGCGCGGCGTCTCGTCCACGCCACTGCGCCTGCAGCGCGAGGAAATTGGCGCAGTGCTGCAGCAGGCTGCGCGGCTGCATTGGGACTACGACGGCCGCTACTACTTCATCAGCAACAACTGCGCGGTGGAAACCGGCAAGTTGCTGGGCGACGGCGCGCCACGACTGGGTTCGGCCAATCTGCTGTCGATCACGCCGACCGGTCTGTTGCAGGGGCTGCGCGCCGAATCCTTGGCCGACCCGCCACGCGACCGCGCGCAGGCGTTGCGCGGTGGATACTACTTCGAGTCTGCGGCCGCCCATTACGCGTTGGTGTTCGAGGTGGCGCGCAAGGCCTTGCCGCTGCCGGCCAGGGATGTCGAAGGCTGGCTGGCGCTGCCGCCAGCACAGAGAAAGCGCTGGATGCAGGAAGCTGACGAGCAGGTGTTGGCGGCGATGCTGCTGCTGGAGCAGGCGGCATGGCGGCGCGGCGAACTTGCCGCTGCCGATGTGCTCAAGCGCAGTCTGCTGGCCCGCGGCAGACCGTTGCCCGAGAAGGCTGACTTCCAGGCGTTGATGGAGCGCAGCGCGCTGTTGCTCGCACCGGGTAGCCTGCTGGAAGCCGGAAACGGCTATGGCATTCCCAACGAGGATGAACGAGAGCGACTGAGGTCGGCGACCATGGCAGGCGCTGGAATGGCCCGTCAGCAATGGCAGGCCTTGCGCGAGGCTGCGCTGGCGGCCTTGCCGGGCGCGCAGCGGGAGCGGATGGCGCAGATCGAGGCGAACCTGTCGTATCTGCGACAGCGGCTGCGTTTAGGGTACGGTACGCAGGCAGGGGAGGCGGCAGCGCTGGAGGATCAGCGGCCGGGTCAGTTTTCAGGAGAGCGCGGTTGA
- a CDS encoding two-component system sensor histidine kinase NtrB: MSSTEQQEVRKAMGMADDVAQLRSCAILQLGADGRVLSCNAGVATVLGYAEDEICGQPFSVLFSAADMQRKVAEQTVARTLAQGTDQLGLAMVHRDGSRFRASMILERIVDAQGARVLVLIRDITEVFQTQKRVREAQEVALRAQRLDAVGKLTLGLSHDFNNLLSVIGNSLDMLSLRRSGDDSVRRILDVAHRAVERGTQLTRQMLAFGRGQTLVPQLSKADELVNASLELYRRVCGETIQLDVEVDAQLPPISVDAGQLEAALLNLLSNSRDAMHGVGRVQLSARLEDMLLPSGGESGQFVCICVGDSGPGIQAEIQESVFEPFFTTKSVGDGSGLGLSQVYGFAAQSGGTATIGTSTLGGAAVSLYFPVATEVVGAA; encoded by the coding sequence TTGAGTAGTACCGAACAGCAAGAGGTCCGCAAGGCCATGGGGATGGCCGACGATGTAGCGCAGCTGCGCTCCTGTGCCATTCTCCAGTTGGGCGCCGATGGTCGCGTGCTCAGCTGCAATGCCGGCGTGGCAACCGTGCTCGGCTATGCGGAGGATGAGATCTGCGGGCAGCCGTTCTCGGTGTTGTTCAGTGCTGCCGATATGCAGCGCAAGGTGGCCGAACAGACGGTCGCACGCACCTTGGCGCAGGGCACCGACCAGCTTGGGCTGGCGATGGTCCACCGCGATGGAAGTCGGTTCCGTGCCTCGATGATCCTGGAGCGGATAGTCGATGCGCAGGGCGCGCGGGTGCTGGTGTTGATCCGTGACATCACCGAGGTCTTCCAGACCCAGAAGCGGGTGCGCGAGGCGCAGGAAGTGGCTCTGCGCGCGCAGCGCCTGGATGCGGTTGGCAAGCTGACGCTAGGCTTGTCGCATGACTTCAACAACCTGCTGTCGGTGATCGGCAACAGTCTGGATATGTTGTCGCTGCGGCGCTCGGGCGATGACAGCGTGCGCCGGATTCTGGATGTCGCGCACCGGGCGGTGGAGCGGGGCACCCAGTTGACCCGGCAGATGCTGGCGTTCGGGCGCGGGCAGACCCTGGTGCCGCAGCTGAGCAAGGCCGATGAGCTGGTCAATGCATCACTGGAGCTATACCGCCGCGTCTGTGGCGAAACCATCCAGCTGGATGTGGAAGTGGATGCCCAACTGCCGCCGATCTCGGTCGACGCAGGCCAGTTGGAGGCCGCACTGCTGAATCTATTGAGCAACAGCCGCGACGCGATGCACGGGGTAGGACGGGTGCAGTTGTCGGCACGGCTCGAGGACATGCTGCTGCCATCTGGTGGCGAGAGCGGTCAGTTCGTCTGCATCTGCGTGGGTGACAGTGGGCCGGGTATCCAGGCCGAAATCCAGGAGAGCGTGTTCGAGCCGTTCTTCACTACCAAGAGCGTGGGCGATGGCAGTGGCCTGGGTTTGAGCCAGGTCTATGGGTTTGCAGCGCAGTCGGGAGGCACGGCCACCATTGGCACGTCCACGCTGGGCGGGGCGGCGGTGTCGTTGTACTTCCCGGTCGCAACAGAAGTTGTGGGAGCGGCGTAA
- the yeiP gene encoding elongation factor P-like protein YeiP — protein sequence MKANDIKKGNVVEYNNGVYQIRDIERSSPQGRGGNVRFRFIMYSVPGGNKLDASFDADDNLPEVELLRRQSTFSYMDGDAFVFMDDEDYTPYTLDADVIGDDAGYITEGLNGIFVQVIDDQPVAIQLPQHVTLEVVETPPELKGGTATKRPKPAKLNTGLEIMVPEYIVNGERILVNTTTGEFGGRAD from the coding sequence ATGAAAGCCAACGACATCAAGAAAGGCAACGTCGTCGAGTACAACAACGGCGTCTACCAGATCCGCGACATCGAGCGCAGCTCGCCGCAGGGCCGCGGCGGCAACGTCCGCTTCCGTTTCATCATGTACAGCGTGCCGGGCGGCAACAAGCTCGATGCCAGCTTCGATGCCGATGACAACCTGCCGGAAGTCGAGCTGCTGCGTCGCCAGTCCACCTTCTCCTACATGGACGGCGATGCCTTCGTGTTCATGGATGACGAGGACTACACCCCGTACACGCTGGACGCGGACGTGATCGGCGACGACGCCGGTTACATCACCGAAGGCCTGAACGGCATCTTCGTGCAGGTCATCGACGACCAGCCGGTCGCGATCCAGCTGCCGCAGCACGTGACCCTGGAAGTGGTTGAGACCCCGCCGGAACTGAAGGGCGGCACCGCGACCAAGCGCCCGAAGCCGGCCAAGCTCAACACCGGCCTGGAAATCATGGTGCCGGAGTACATCGTCAACGGCGAACGCATCCTGGTGAACACCACCACCGGCGAGTTCGGCGGCCGCGCCGATTGA
- a CDS encoding SDR family NAD(P)-dependent oxidoreductase: MQLSFVRAVITGGVSGLGLGVAQFLVANGGKVALFDLNDEKGAAAVAELGADNARYFTTNVTDEAGVAANLAAAREFLGGLNVVMNCAGILGAGRVLGREAAMPLANFQTTVMVNLVGSFNVAKAAAELMQHNEANADGERGVIINTASVAAYEGQIGQAAYSASKGGVVGMTLPMARELSRFGIRVLTIAPGVFWTPMVDGMPPNVQESLAASIPFPSRLGQPADFASLVGHIIGNTYLNGETIRLDGAVRLAPK; the protein is encoded by the coding sequence ATGCAGCTGTCTTTCGTTCGTGCCGTCATCACCGGCGGTGTTTCCGGGCTTGGCCTCGGTGTCGCCCAGTTCCTGGTCGCCAATGGCGGCAAGGTCGCCCTGTTCGACCTCAATGATGAAAAGGGCGCCGCAGCGGTCGCCGAACTGGGCGCCGACAATGCCCGCTACTTCACCACCAATGTCACCGACGAAGCCGGAGTCGCCGCCAATCTGGCCGCCGCCCGCGAGTTCCTGGGCGGACTGAACGTGGTGATGAACTGCGCCGGCATTCTTGGCGCCGGCCGCGTGCTCGGCCGCGAGGCAGCAATGCCGCTGGCCAACTTCCAGACCACGGTGATGGTCAACCTGGTCGGCAGCTTCAACGTCGCCAAGGCCGCGGCCGAGCTGATGCAGCACAACGAGGCCAATGCCGACGGCGAGCGTGGCGTGATCATCAACACCGCCTCGGTGGCTGCTTACGAGGGCCAGATCGGCCAGGCCGCCTATTCCGCCTCCAAGGGCGGCGTGGTCGGCATGACCCTGCCGATGGCCCGCGAGCTGTCGCGCTTCGGCATCCGCGTACTGACCATTGCCCCGGGCGTGTTCTGGACCCCGATGGTCGACGGCATGCCGCCGAACGTGCAGGAATCGCTGGCCGCCTCCATCCCGTTCCCGTCGCGTCTGGGCCAGCCGGCCGATTTCGCCAGCCTGGTCGGCCACATCATTGGCAATACCTACCTCAACGGTGAGACTATTCGCCTCGACGGCGCCGTACGTTTGGCACCGAAGTGA